The proteins below are encoded in one region of Clostridium fermenticellae:
- a CDS encoding phosphatase PAP2 family protein — protein sequence MKITDKIYKYIPKYSIKPLILCVIFNFTIYSGVRLFYGNRVFHDLTSYYDNRIPVIPVFVLIYFGSYLFWIANYILISRIGRDHCYRFLMADLLGKLICGIIYITFPTTNIRPDITTSGIFSDMLRFLYTIDPANNLFPSIHCLVSWYCFVGLRNCKSVSSRYRYFSLFVAIMICISTLVTKQHVLIDVLGGVMLAELTWQLSLHLQLYKTLKFINQEV from the coding sequence ATGAAAATAACAGATAAAATATATAAATATATACCAAAATATTCTATCAAGCCCTTGATTTTATGTGTGATTTTTAACTTCACTATATATTCCGGAGTACGTTTATTTTATGGAAATAGGGTATTTCATGATTTAACTTCATATTATGATAATAGAATTCCCGTTATTCCAGTTTTTGTATTAATTTATTTTGGAAGTTATCTATTTTGGATTGCCAATTACATACTTATAAGCAGAATAGGAAGAGATCACTGTTATCGTTTTTTAATGGCAGATTTATTAGGAAAATTGATATGTGGTATTATATATATAACTTTTCCTACCACTAACATTAGACCGGATATAACTACATCTGGTATTTTTTCAGACATGCTTAGATTTTTATATACTATAGATCCGGCTAACAATCTTTTTCCTTCTATTCACTGTTTAGTTAGCTGGTATTGTTTTGTTGGTTTAAGAAATTGTAAGTCTGTATCTTCACGATATAGATATTTTTCTTTATTTGTTGCTATAATGATATGTATTTCTACATTGGTAACAAAACAACATGTTCTAATTGATGTTTTAGGGGGTGTTATGCTAGCTGAATTAACCTGGCAGCTATCTTTACATTTACAACTCTATAAAACACTTAAATTTATTAATCAGGAGGTATAG
- a CDS encoding superoxide dismutase family protein codes for MYMQNYICPLVYYDYYRNNERYDNDLQTVKEAIANIKGGVLAPNISGTVIFTDVGNGTEVFVEVNGLPEYSPASQNKPQIGPFGFHIHQNGNCSVGDEKEPFPDTGEHWNPTNQPHGNHAGDFPVLFSNNGYAKMIFFTNKFTVGQIIGKSVIIHESPDDYRTQPSGNSGRKLACGVIERMYM; via the coding sequence ATGTACATGCAAAATTATATATGTCCATTGGTTTATTATGATTACTACAGGAATAATGAGAGATATGATAATGATTTACAGACAGTTAAAGAGGCTATAGCTAATATAAAAGGTGGAGTATTGGCACCTAATATAAGTGGAACCGTTATATTTACAGATGTAGGGAATGGAACAGAGGTTTTTGTTGAGGTTAACGGGCTCCCTGAGTATAGTCCTGCATCACAAAATAAACCTCAAATTGGTCCATTTGGTTTTCATATACATCAGAATGGAAATTGCAGTGTTGGTGATGAAAAAGAACCATTTCCAGATACAGGAGAACATTGGAATCCAACCAATCAACCACATGGAAATCATGCAGGTGATTTTCCGGTCCTGTTTTCGAATAATGGATATGCGAAAATGATATTTTTTACAAATAAGTTCACAGTAGGTCAGATTATAGGAAAATCAGTAATTATACATGAAAGCCCAGATGATTATAGAACCCAGCCTTCAGGAAATTCTGGAAGAAAATTAGCCTGTGGAGTAATAGAACGAATGTATATGTAA
- a CDS encoding glycosyltransferase family 2 protein — MKVLTVVIPCYNSADYMDRAIESLLIGSEDLEILIIDDGSGDDTLKIAKDYERKYPGIVYTIHKENGGHGDAVTTGLKNSNGLYFKVLDSDDWFDKDSFKKVLSILKDLIKTSKTVDMLIANYVYENAIIHRSKSINYKGAMPEEKIFTWDELGHLKNSQNILMHSVIYRTDVLRECNLELPKHTFYVDNIFVYKPLPYVKTMYYINVDLYRYFIGREDQSVNEKVMISRIDQQIKVTKILIDSYNPMIIGSRKLRKYMTKYIVMMMAVSTVLLLKENTDDSLHKKNELWNYLNYKNKSLYREVSKSTLGLLMQLKGLLGRNIILLGYSLSRRVIGFN, encoded by the coding sequence ATGAAAGTTCTTACTGTAGTAATTCCATGTTACAATTCAGCAGATTACATGGATAGAGCAATAGAATCTCTGCTAATTGGAAGCGAAGATTTGGAAATTTTAATTATAGATGATGGTTCTGGTGATGATACCTTAAAAATCGCAAAAGATTATGAAAGAAAATATCCAGGTATTGTTTATACAATTCATAAAGAAAATGGCGGCCATGGTGATGCTGTAACAACTGGCCTTAAAAACTCAAATGGCCTTTATTTTAAAGTCTTAGATAGTGATGATTGGTTTGATAAAGATAGCTTTAAGAAAGTCCTTAGTATATTAAAGGATTTAATAAAAACTTCAAAAACTGTAGATATGCTTATTGCAAATTATGTATATGAAAATGCCATTATTCATAGATCAAAAAGCATAAACTACAAAGGGGCAATGCCAGAAGAAAAAATATTTACATGGGACGAACTAGGTCATTTAAAAAATAGCCAAAATATATTAATGCACTCTGTTATATATCGTACAGATGTCCTTAGAGAGTGTAATTTAGAGCTTCCAAAACACACATTTTATGTTGATAATATTTTTGTATATAAACCACTTCCTTATGTAAAAACTATGTACTATATAAATGTAGATCTATATAGATACTTCATTGGAAGAGAAGATCAATCCGTTAATGAAAAAGTAATGATTTCACGAATAGATCAGCAAATTAAAGTTACAAAAATACTCATAGACTCGTACAATCCTATGATTATAGGATCTAGAAAACTTCGCAAATATATGACTAAATATATAGTAATGATGATGGCGGTTAGTACCGTACTCCTGTTAAAAGAAAATACAGATGATAGTTTACATAAAAAAAATGAATTATGGAATTATTTAAATTATAAAAATAAGAGCTTGTATAGAGAAGTGAGTAAATCAACTTTAGGACTTTTAATGCAGCTTAAGGGACTTTTAGGAAGAAATATTATATTACTTGGTTATTCATTATCTAGAAGAGTAATTGGATTTAATTAA